From a region of the Takifugu flavidus isolate HTHZ2018 chromosome 20, ASM371156v2, whole genome shotgun sequence genome:
- the ndufa8 gene encoding NADH dehydrogenase [ubiquinone] 1 alpha subcomplex subunit 8, whose amino-acid sequence MPAKIEVPPLQELAVSEINVSSAVLKAAAHHYGSQCDRPNKEFMLCRWEEKDPRKCLEEGRKVNECALNFFRQIKGSCAESFTEYWTCLDYSNLAELRHCRKQQKAFDSCVLDKLGWERPDLGNLSKVTKVSTSRPVPENPYHSRPRPEPNPTIEGNLEPSKYGSRLFFWNW is encoded by the exons ATGCCCGCGAAGATAGAGGTCCCCCCTCTGCAGGAGCTGGCCGTGAGTGAG ATTAATGTATCATCTGCAGTGCTGAAGGCCGCCGCGCACCACTACGGCTCCCAGTGCGACAGACCCAACAAAGAGTTCATGCTGTGCCGCTGGGAGGAGAAAGACCCCAGAAAGTGTCTGGAGGAAGGCCGAAAAGTCAACGAGTGTGCGCTCAACTTCTTCAG GCAAATCAAGGGGAGCTGTGCCGAGTCCTTCACGGAGTACTGGACCTGCTTGGATTACTCCAACCTGGCGGAGCTGCGCCACTGCCGCAAGCAGCAGAAAGCCTTCGACAGCTGCGTCCTGGACAAGCTGGGGTGGGAGCGGCCCGACCTGGGGAACCTGTCCAAG GTGACCAAAGTGTCGACCTCCAGGCCCGTCCCGGAGAACCCCTACCACTCAAGGCCCCGTCCTGAGCCCAATCCCACCATCGAGGGCAACCTGGAGCCTTCCAAATACGGCAGCAGGTTGTTCTTCTGGAACTGGTGA
- the morn5 gene encoding MORN repeat-containing protein 5 has product MEFTGSRYNGETQNGKMHGTGEYTFPTGTKYVGEWRDGMFHGKGVMHFPNGTQYEAIWENGKVVEGTVTFADGLRYQDDDWRYCDGHDRRFYTERCSGLRPSGESQLTEPHPPHAIPEGCYDCGEGFYDPRTRAVTSYEGGFLRNADDSEHEWIVRTCRRA; this is encoded by the exons ATGGAGTTCACTGGGAGCAGATACAACGGAGAAACCCAAAATGGCAA GATGCACGGCACGGGGGAGTACACCTTCCCAACAGGGACCAAGTACGTGGGAGAGTGGAGGGATGGGATGTTTCACGGCAAAGGAGTCATGCACTTTCCAAATGGGACTCAATATGAGGCCATCTGGGAAAATGGAAAAGTTGTAGAG GGGACGGTCACCTTTGCCGATGGCCTCCGGTACCAGGACGACGACTGGCGCTACTGTGATGGACACGACAGGCGCTTCTACACCGAAAGGTGCAGCGGACTCAGACCCTCAG GTGAATCCCAGCTCACCGAACCGCACCCGCCGCACGCCATCCCCGAGGGATGCTACGACTGTGGGGAAGGTTTCTACGACCCCAGAACCCGGGCGGTCACTTCCTACGAGGGCGGATTCCTGAGGAACGCAG